In a genomic window of Drosophila takahashii strain IR98-3 E-12201 chromosome 3L, DtakHiC1v2, whole genome shotgun sequence:
- the DnaJ-1 gene encoding dnaJ protein homolog 1, producing the protein MAKDFYKILGIDRKATDDEIKKAYRKLALKYHPDKNKSPQAEERFKEIAEAYEVLSDKKKRDIFDKYGEDGLKGGQPGPDGNSQPGAYSYQFHGDPRATFAQFFGSSDPFGVFFGGGDNMFGQGQGGNTNEIFMNIGGEDMFGGGGFAANPMAGAFRSQSFNAQAPSRKRQQQQDPPIEHDLYVTLEEVDKGCTKKMKISRMATGNAGPYKEEKVLSITVKPGWKAGTKITFPKEGDAAPNKIPADIIFIIRDKPHSQFKREGIDLKYTAQVSLKQALCGAPVSVPTLQGDRIPVNSGNEIIKPTTTRRISGRGLPVPKEPSRRGDLIVSFDIKFPDTLPPSLRNQLAELLPN; encoded by the coding sequence ATGGCCAAGGACTTCTACAAGATTCTGGGCATCGACCGCAAGGCCACCGACGATGAGATCAAGAAGGCCTATCGCAAGCTGGCCCTCAAATACCATCCCGACAAGAACAAGAGTCCGCAGGCGGAGGAGCGCTTCAAGGAGATCGCCGAGGCCTACGAGGTGCTGTCGGACAAGAAGAAGCGGGATATATTCGACAAGTACGGCGAGGACGGTCTGAAGGGCGGACAGCCGGGACCGGATGGCAATAGTCAGCCGGGCGCCTACAGCTACCAGTTCCACGGCGATCCGAGGGCCACCTTTGCCCAGTTCTTCGGCTCCTCGGATCCCTTTGGCGTCTTCTTCGGCGGCGGCGACAATATGTTTGGCCAGGGCCAAGGCGGCAACACCAACGAGATCTTCATGAACATCGGCGGCGAGGATATGTTCGGTGGCGGCGGTTTCGCAGCCAATCCCATGGCCGGCGCCTTCCGCTCGCAGTCCTTCAATGCCCAGGCTCCGAGTCGCAagcgccagcagcaacaggatcCGCCCATCGAGCATGATCTGTACGTGACCCTGGAGGAGGTGGACAAGGGCTGCACCAAGAAGATGAAGATCTCACGCATGGCCACCGGAAATGCGGGACCGTACAAGGAGGAGAAGGTGCTGAGCATCACCGTGAAGCCGGGCTGGAAGGCGGGGACCAAGATCACCTTCCCCAAGGAGGGCGATGCGGCGCCCAACAAGATACCCGCCGACATTATCTTCATCATACGCGACAAGCCGCATTCGCAGTTCAAGCGCGAGGGCATCGATCTGAAGTACACGGCCCAGGTCAGTCTGAAGCAGGCCTTGTGCGGAGCACCGGTCAGTGTGCCCACGCTGCAGGGCGATCGGATTCCGGTCAACAGCGGCAACGAGATCATCAAGCCCACTACGACGCGGAGAATCAGTGGACGGGGTTTGCCCGTACCGAAGGAGCCTTCGAGGCGCGGCGATCTGATCGTATCCTTCGACATCAAGTTCCCCGACACACTGCCGCCCAGCCTGCGGAACCAGCTGGCCGAGCTGCTGCCCAACTAA